The genomic DNA CCTCGCCGGTTTCGGCGGCCTGGGCAGGCGGTACCGCAGCGCCCAACAGCATCGAGGCGGTGGCCAGCGCGACCGCAGCGCGTCGACTCGTCCGTGTTCGGAAAATTGACATGGGCCATGATCATAGTCAGTGATCACCCCGCACTTCCGGCATTTCGCACATTTCACCCTTCCGCGCCAGGTCGAACACGCCGCCTCCGTCGCGGGCGGATCCTGCCCATCCCGGCCGCTCGGCCTTCACCGCATCGACCCACCACGGCGGCCCAGTAGGAGCCCGCACAGGTAGGCGACCCCCTCGACCCGCCGCCCGAGCGCTGGACGGCACGGTGCCCGACATGATCAGCCGGTGGTACGGATTCGACGAGGCGGACCGGGCGTATCGCGACTTCGCCACCGCGCACCACACCCGCAGAAAATTCGTGATCTCGATGTGCGACGGGCTATGAGCCATCGATGATCGGACCCGGTCGGCCGCCTCGCTTGCCCCTCTTTTCAAGTTAGTCACCTGACTAACTATGGACATCGACGATCGAGTCGGCTATGGTCATTCTCAAGTAAGTCAACTAACTCACTTGAGGGGCAATTCCATGATCGTAGTAACGGGTGCCACCGGGAACGTCGGCCGCGAGCTGGTCCGAATGCTCGCCGCGGCAGGCGAGCAGGTGACCGCGGTCTCCCGGCAGCCCGCCCCGCTACCGGAGGGCGTCCGGCACAGCCAGGCCGACCTGGCCGAGCCCGCAAGCCTGCGGAGCGCGCTGGAGGGAGCCCGCGCCCTGTTCCTGCTGGTCGCCGGAGAGGACCCGCAGACCATCCTCGACCAGGCCGAGGCCGCCGGTGTGCGACGGGTCGTCCTGCTCTCCTCCCAGGGCGCGGGGACCCGGCCGCAGACCTATCGCCACCCCGCCGCCTTCGAGGAGGCAGTGCGCCGGTCCGGCCTGGACTGGACGATCCTGCGGCCGGGCGGCTTCGACTCCAACGCCTACGCCTGGGCCGAAACGATCCGCTCACAGCGTACGGCTGCCGCGCCGTTCGGCGATGTCGGGCTGCCGACGATCGACCCGGCCGACATCGCCGAGGTCGCGGCCGTCGTCCTGCGTCAGGCGGGCCACGCCGGCCGCACCTACGAACTCACCGGCCCCGCCCCGGTCACTCCGCGGGAGCGGGCCGAGGCGATCGGTGCCGCGCTGGGCGCGCCGGTGCGGTTCGACGAGCAGACCCGCGAGGAGGCCCGGGCTCAGATGCTGCAGTTCATGCCCGAACCGGTCGTGGACGGCACCCTGTCCATCCTGGGCGAGCCGACCGCCGCCGAGCAGAAGGTGAGCCCCGACGTCGAGCGACTCCTCGGCCGCGCGCCGCGCGCCTTCGCCGACTGGGCCGCGCGCAACGTCGCGGCCTTCAGATGAGCGTGCTGCCCGGTCCGGTCGAGCTCTTCCTGACCGGGCCGCACCTGGCCACCTTGACCACCATCCGGCCCGACGGCTCGCCGCACGTGGCGCCGGTGCGCTTCACCTGGGACGGCGCCGCAGGCCTGGCCCGCGTCCTGACGCGGGCCCCCTCGCGCAAGGCCCGGAACCTGACCGCCCGGCCCGGTGGCCGTGTCGCGCTCTGCCAGGTAGCGGGATTCCGCTGGGTCACCCTCGAAGGCACCGCCACCGTCTGCGCCGACCCGGCGCGAGTGGCCGAAGGAGCACGACGCTACGCCCAGCGCTACGGGTCCCCACCGCCCGACCCCCCCGACCGGGTCATGGTCGAGATCGCGGTGGACCGCGTGATGAACCTCATTTTCTGAAAAGGACCTGCCATGCCCATCCAGCACGTACTCGACTCCACGATCTTCTACCGGGAGCTCGGCGCCGGCACGCCGATGGTCTTCCTGCACGGCAACCCGACCTCCTCGCACCTGTGGCGGCACATCCTGCCCGCCGTCGGCGACCCGGGGCGCCGCCTAGCCCCTGACCTGATCGGCATGGGCGAATCAGGCAAACCGTCCATCGACTACACCTTCGCCGACCAGGCGCGATACCTGGACGCCTGGTTCGACGCGCTCGACCTGGACCAGGTGGTGCTGGTCGGGCATGACTGGGGTGGCGCCCTGGCCTTCGACTGGGCCGCCCGCCACCCCGGACGGGTGCGCGGCCTCGCCTTCACCGAGACCATCGTCAAGCCGATGACCTGGGAGGAGTTCCCCGAGGGCGGCCGCCCGATGTTCCAGGCGATCAAGACGGAGGGGGTCGGCGAGGCCATGATCCTGGACGACAACGCCTTCATCGAGCAGGCGCTGCCCGGTACCGTCGCCACCCCCCTCAGCCAGGACGACTTCGACGTCTACCGCCGGCCCTACCCCACCAGAGACAGTCGCCTGCCGCTGCTGCAGTGGCCGAGGTCGATGCCGCTGGGCGGGGAACCCGCCGACGTCGTGGCCAGGATCGAGGCGTACGACGCCTGGCTGGCGACCAGCGTGGACGTGCCCAAACTGCTGATCACATTCGAACCCGGGCCCGGGAGCATGATGGGCCCCGAACTCGTCGACTGGTGCGCGGCGAACATGGCCGGCCTCGAGATCAGGCACCACGACGCGATCGCCGGGCACCACACCCCGGAGGACCAGCCTCACGCGATCGCCACGGCCGTCGCGGAGTGGGCGGACAAGCACCGCCTCCGTTGACCGGAGCGATCTCCCCGAACGGACACGGCGGGCAGCGAGCTGCCGGTGGGGCCGGGGCGAGCGCTCGGAGAGGCAGGGGCCGAACGGCTGCC from Streptosporangium sp. NBC_01756 includes the following:
- a CDS encoding SDR family oxidoreductase, translated to MIVVTGATGNVGRELVRMLAAAGEQVTAVSRQPAPLPEGVRHSQADLAEPASLRSALEGARALFLLVAGEDPQTILDQAEAAGVRRVVLLSSQGAGTRPQTYRHPAAFEEAVRRSGLDWTILRPGGFDSNAYAWAETIRSQRTAAAPFGDVGLPTIDPADIAEVAAVVLRQAGHAGRTYELTGPAPVTPRERAEAIGAALGAPVRFDEQTREEARAQMLQFMPEPVVDGTLSILGEPTAAEQKVSPDVERLLGRAPRAFADWAARNVAAFR
- a CDS encoding pyridoxamine 5'-phosphate oxidase family protein, yielding MSVLPGPVELFLTGPHLATLTTIRPDGSPHVAPVRFTWDGAAGLARVLTRAPSRKARNLTARPGGRVALCQVAGFRWVTLEGTATVCADPARVAEGARRYAQRYGSPPPDPPDRVMVEIAVDRVMNLIF
- a CDS encoding haloalkane dehalogenase — translated: MPIQHVLDSTIFYRELGAGTPMVFLHGNPTSSHLWRHILPAVGDPGRRLAPDLIGMGESGKPSIDYTFADQARYLDAWFDALDLDQVVLVGHDWGGALAFDWAARHPGRVRGLAFTETIVKPMTWEEFPEGGRPMFQAIKTEGVGEAMILDDNAFIEQALPGTVATPLSQDDFDVYRRPYPTRDSRLPLLQWPRSMPLGGEPADVVARIEAYDAWLATSVDVPKLLITFEPGPGSMMGPELVDWCAANMAGLEIRHHDAIAGHHTPEDQPHAIATAVAEWADKHRLR